A single region of the Mustela lutreola isolate mMusLut2 chromosome 2, mMusLut2.pri, whole genome shotgun sequence genome encodes:
- the LOC131824801 gene encoding 5-hydroxytryptamine receptor 3E-like isoform X1, whose protein sequence is MEGSWFQKERFPFFLVLNLLLQGRSSTFINNCSGSSQDGMYPTVLESVFNRKAFRPVTNFSIPTLVNISFTMSAILDAVWDNPFIRWNPEECEGITKISVTTKNLWLPDIFIVEFMDVDKTPKGLTAYVSNEGRIRYKKPMKVASICNLDIFYFPFDQQNCTLTFSSFLYTVENMLLGMEKEVWEIADTSQDIIQTHGEWELLGINKSTPKMSLGTSLYDQIMFYVAIRHRPRLYIINFLLPSGFLIAIDAISFYLPAESGNRAPFKITLLLGYNVFLLMVNDLLPTSGTPLISVYFALCLSLMVVSLLETSFITYLLHLATTQPPPMPWWLHSLLLCCTRPRKCCPTALQKRNKGVKEPVELVGNVSGPREAELNGWPQSTRAQEEDETKKQHLVNLWVQFSHRMDTLPFCLYLLLMATSVVTAIVLRNN, encoded by the exons ATGGAAGGAAGCTGGTTCCAGAAAGAGAGATTCCCCTTCTTCCTTGTTCTCAATCTTCTGCTTCAAG GAAGGAGCAGTACCTTCATCAACAACTGCTCAGGGTCTTCCCAGGATGGCATGTATCCCACTGTTCTGGAGTCAGTGTTCAACAGGAAGGCCTTCCGTCCAGTCACCAATTTCAGCATCCCCACCCTAGTCAACATCTCCTTCACTATGTCTGCTATTCTAGATGCG GTCTGGGATAACCCATTTATCAGATGGAACCCAGAGGAATGTGAGGGCATCACGAAGATCAGTGTGACAACCAAGAATCTGTGGCTCCCAGACATTTTCATCGTTGAGTT CATGGATGTAGATAAGACCCCAAAAGGGCTCACGGCATATGTAAGTAATGAAGGTCGCATCAGATATAAGAAACCCATGAAGGTGGCCAGCATCTGTAACCTAGATATCTTCTACTTCCCTTTTGACCAGCAGAACTGCACACTCACCTTCAGCTCATTCCTCTACACAG TGGAGAACATGTTGCTCGGCATGGAGAAAGAAGTGTGGGAAATAGCAGACACATCCCAGGACATCATTCAAACCCATGGAGAGTGGGAGCTCCTGGGCATCAACAAGTCCACCCCAAAGATGTCCCTGGGCACCAGCCTGTATGATCAGATCATGTTCTAT GTGGCCATCAGGCACAGGCCCAGACTCTACATCATAAACTTTCTGTTGCCCAGTGGCTTTCTGATTGCCATCGATGCCATCAGCTTCTACCTCCCAGCAGAAAGCGGGAATCGTGCCCCATTCAAGATAACCCTTCTTCTGGGCTACAATGTCTTCCTGCTCATGGTGAATGATTTACTCCCCACCAGTGGCACCCCCCTTATCA GTGTCTACTTTGCCCTGTGTCTGTCCCTGATGGTGGTGAGCCTGCTGGAGACCAGTTTCATCACCTACCTGCTGCACCTTGCCaccacccagcccccacccatgCCTTGGTGGCTTCATTCTCTGCTCCTCTGTTGCACCAGGCCAAGAAAATGCTGCCCCACTGCACtccagaagagaaataaag GTGTGAAGGAGCCTGTGGAGTTGGTGGGGAACGTGTCAGGTCCCAGAGAGGCAGAGTTAAATGGGTGGCCTCAATCAACAAGGGCCCAGGAGGAAGATGAGACTAAGAAGCAGCACTTGGTCAACCTATGGGTGCAGTTCAGCCACAGGATGGACACCCTGCccttctgcctctacctgctCCTCATGGCCACCTCTGTGGTCACAGCCATTGTCCTCCGGAACAACTAG
- the LOC131824801 gene encoding 5-hydroxytryptamine receptor 3E-like isoform X2, with product MEGSWFQKERFPFFLVLNLLLQGRSSTFINNCSGSSQDGMYPTVLESVFNRKAFRPVTNFSIPTLVNISFTMSAILDAVWDNPFIRWNPEECEGITKISVTTKNLWLPDIFIVEFMDVDKTPKGLTAYVSNEGRIRYKKPMKVASICNLDIFYFPFDQQNCTLTFSSFLYTVENMLLGMEKEVWEIADTSQDIIQTHGEWELLGINKSTPKMSLGTSLYDQIMFYVAIRHRPRLYIINFLLPSGFLIAIDAISFYLPAESGNRAPFKITLLLGYNVFLLMVNDLLPTSGTPLISVYFALCLSLMVVSLLETSFITYLLHLATTQPPPMPWWLHSLLLCCTRPRKCCPTALQKRNKGLALPPAHLPGVKEPVELVGNVSGPREAELNGWPQSTRAQEEDETKKQHLVNLWVQFSHRMDTLPFCLYLLLMATSVVTAIVLRNN from the exons ATGGAAGGAAGCTGGTTCCAGAAAGAGAGATTCCCCTTCTTCCTTGTTCTCAATCTTCTGCTTCAAG GAAGGAGCAGTACCTTCATCAACAACTGCTCAGGGTCTTCCCAGGATGGCATGTATCCCACTGTTCTGGAGTCAGTGTTCAACAGGAAGGCCTTCCGTCCAGTCACCAATTTCAGCATCCCCACCCTAGTCAACATCTCCTTCACTATGTCTGCTATTCTAGATGCG GTCTGGGATAACCCATTTATCAGATGGAACCCAGAGGAATGTGAGGGCATCACGAAGATCAGTGTGACAACCAAGAATCTGTGGCTCCCAGACATTTTCATCGTTGAGTT CATGGATGTAGATAAGACCCCAAAAGGGCTCACGGCATATGTAAGTAATGAAGGTCGCATCAGATATAAGAAACCCATGAAGGTGGCCAGCATCTGTAACCTAGATATCTTCTACTTCCCTTTTGACCAGCAGAACTGCACACTCACCTTCAGCTCATTCCTCTACACAG TGGAGAACATGTTGCTCGGCATGGAGAAAGAAGTGTGGGAAATAGCAGACACATCCCAGGACATCATTCAAACCCATGGAGAGTGGGAGCTCCTGGGCATCAACAAGTCCACCCCAAAGATGTCCCTGGGCACCAGCCTGTATGATCAGATCATGTTCTAT GTGGCCATCAGGCACAGGCCCAGACTCTACATCATAAACTTTCTGTTGCCCAGTGGCTTTCTGATTGCCATCGATGCCATCAGCTTCTACCTCCCAGCAGAAAGCGGGAATCGTGCCCCATTCAAGATAACCCTTCTTCTGGGCTACAATGTCTTCCTGCTCATGGTGAATGATTTACTCCCCACCAGTGGCACCCCCCTTATCA GTGTCTACTTTGCCCTGTGTCTGTCCCTGATGGTGGTGAGCCTGCTGGAGACCAGTTTCATCACCTACCTGCTGCACCTTGCCaccacccagcccccacccatgCCTTGGTGGCTTCATTCTCTGCTCCTCTGTTGCACCAGGCCAAGAAAATGCTGCCCCACTGCACtccagaagagaaataaaggtcTGGCCCtaccccctgcccacctgcctg GTGTGAAGGAGCCTGTGGAGTTGGTGGGGAACGTGTCAGGTCCCAGAGAGGCAGAGTTAAATGGGTGGCCTCAATCAACAAGGGCCCAGGAGGAAGATGAGACTAAGAAGCAGCACTTGGTCAACCTATGGGTGCAGTTCAGCCACAGGATGGACACCCTGCccttctgcctctacctgctCCTCATGGCCACCTCTGTGGTCACAGCCATTGTCCTCCGGAACAACTAG